The Ziziphus jujuba cultivar Dongzao chromosome 5, ASM3175591v1 genome segment GTCGGAATCGAAAGCGCCAACAAAGAAGACCATTCTCTGACACAATCCATGCTAGGAGCAACCCAAGAATCCTTATAAACACCCGAGAAGTAAACGTAACcgaaaaggagaagaaaaagatggagATTAGTccaaaccatggcaatagcaaCACCGGCAGTACCCATTTTGAGGTtaacaacaagaagaaaattcaAAGGCACATGAAGAATAACAGAGATTGCTGAACAATAGGTTACTGGTAATGTAATGCTTTGTGTTCTTAGATAGATTCTAAGTGGatggagaagagagagaaagaaaaggtcAGGGATAGAGAATAGTATAAAAGTATGTGCCATTGAAGATATTTCTTGGTCTTGACCACACCATAAGAGGATTCTTTCCATGTTGAGCCACATGAAAGAGATGGGTATGGAAGTtgaaaggagaagaagaaccGTCCTTTGAAGTGTTAAGCCTAGAAGTTTCCATTGTTTGGCTCCATATGCTTGTCCACATATGGGTTCCATTCCCATGGCTAATCCTGAGATGACAGAGTAGCCGGTGATGTTTGCGAAACCGATCGAGAGGGAACCACCGGCGAGCTCGAGCTCCCCCAGATAACCGAGGAAAAGCATGGATATCATTGCTCTTGAATATAGTAGTAGCCCTGTTGCAGCTGTTGGTCCTGAAATCTTCCATATTGCTATGATTTCTTCCAAAgcctgaaataaaaaaaataaaaaaatgtttggtTGATAAGTTATCTTACTGTTGATGCActaaaaactatattatatatatatatatggaaaatggataaatggtttttttttttttttggggggtttatttttttcaccTCAGAAGGAGTTGGCCATCTATGAAGTTgttcatgatcatcatcatcatcaggaTGAAAATCCATGGTTTTGTTTGGATTGGTTTTGTTGAAACAGAAAAATGAGGATGGAGATGAGGTTTTTGGCTTACACATGGCTAAGAAAAACGAGAAgtttgagaagaagaagaaaatatgtgaaaaaatAGTCGAAAATATACTCTCTGACTCTGTTTTATGTTTTCTGCGGTGAGTGTTTGAAGTTGGTGTGGtcggtttttctctttaaaatttattaaaatgcaAACAAGACGGGATTTGAAAGGCAGGGGTATTGAAGGGgttgatatatatacatgtttggatgggacctacttcattttttttttggttgctctGGAAACGTGTCGATATCCCATGGAGAATTGCGAGCTGAAAGCTTAAAAAGGTTTTTCCCCAAAATGCTTTCACAAAAAGggattcaaacaaaataaaattttgcaggTGGAGGTTGGGGGGGGCCGACGCTCCATATCTCTCTATCTTTCGTTTCCACTGGCTTTAGAGGGTTTGGTTTTTTTCCCACTACTTAAAAATTGTttgtgttaaaaaataataaaaaaaagattaacaCACATTTGGAGTGGAAACATTCTAATCAAAAGAAAGAGGtagggatttttatttttatttttttaaaagaaagagagagagagagagttttcaCAGAAAAGTGATTGGTTGCTAAgaatatattttgtttctttttaaccCTGTGAAAGGGTAAACCTTTTTGATGGGAATGATCGAAATTGTGGACCTTTTTGGCATTTTCTTAGTAGTGGGTTTAAGTTGGTTGAtgtatagatacatatattattatgacATATTTTACTTTCTGCTAGAAATGGATAATGTTTTAAACCTCATccttagggtttttttttttttttttctgattttccTCATACTAAAAAAGTTTTATCTTTTGGATGCCAAGTGGAAGAAAAATTCCCTCTCCTACTTGAGAAATGACAAGGGGGGAAGCATATAAAATGTTTGATTCGGGCTTTGGCCGCTAAGTTTGTAGGCAGGGGAAAATGTTTGCATGTTAAAAGGCAGCCATGCATGTTCTCTATTTTCACACAACCCATGTGATAAAAAACCAATTCCCACCATCAATCGCTTGTATCTTCACAAATTTCTACGTCAAAAGGCTATAGTGAGCAATGTCGTCCTGTTTATAATAGATATATGATATTTGATTAGAATctaaattacatttaattaGATTTCActatatattcaatataaatCTCATGTTAATCCtatcatagaaaaattatatatataatatacatatatatatatatatatatatgatgtgctTGCATGCCTACCATAAACGGTGAACATGGTCAATCTCTCTGTTCAAAAATACAGTGTATGCAAGCCCACTATACAGAACTATGAACacaatatggaattttattttattgagtgATGCAGTTTAGGATAAACTGTCCGATATTTTGTGGATTCTTTTATGCTTCACAAGACCTTACCGGACGTGAGTCAGCCAACATAAGCTGCAATATGAGAATGCTaccataaatatgtatatgtgtgtgtgtatatatatatatatataacttcgaCTGGCTAGCTGCTCAATTTGGGAGCTGCACATatttgtgtaaatatatattcagTTTCAGATCCATTTATGCTCTTTAAATTGGATGATCATGAATTAAATTAACAGAAAGTGTGAGAAAGGGGATCAGGTTTCATATTGGTTCTGAGGGTATCTATATGACACATAATATACAACTTGTGGTGTGGAGCTTTTGTTTCAGTTGGAAGTGGGGATGGACTAGATTTGTGATCCATATCTAGAGATTTGTTCATTTAAAATCaccttataattaaattaacccAAACCAAAGTTCCTCGCTAGTGTCGCTTTGATTTGTCTACCTCTTTATTAGGACCAAGTTATGAAAATGGAAATGGAATTGTTCATTGCAGTAAtttgatatattaaatataaatatacttgatatcaccttttaattaaaaagtttaaactTTTTAGAAATTGTAGGAACTTTAACATCATAGTATCGAAATCTTAGCTATGTATCTATCTAATCTTTGCATTAACAAGAATTGATAATGAAagctataaaatatatgaaagtgGGTTTTAGCAACAATATATTGCTTCAAAATGTCAAATCTCTTGGagctttatatataatatttagtgcaaaaactttatttatttatttatttattttttggtatattaaaaaaatgttgttttagAAAGGTTATCTTCATGGGTATGTGGAGGTGGAGGTAGGTGTTGTAAAATGAATGGGACCACATTGGTGGGTTTTAATGGGGGATGACAGTAGAGATGGCTGTATGGAGAAGAGGCAGATGGAAGAAAGGGAACACTGAGAGACCAATTACGTGCTCCAATTACATCCATTTAATTTGTATCCCTTTTCCCACAACACTCTGATCACTGTCTCTCTGCAACAACTACAGCACTGCCAGTTTAGCCCCACCTTCACCACCCCAAAACCCCTAATAGGCACCTTAGCAAAAACCTTCCCAGTACTTCTACTTacaatactttttcttttcttttcttttccttcgtTTTCCTTTCCTCTTCCCAAGCAActtcaaaatcatcatcatcatcatatcaGTTTTCATTTTGTTTCCTTGTATGATATTTTTACATCCCTGAAACCCATAACCCCTTTTCCTTTCCCTCCCTCTGTTGTCAGAATTTTCATGTGTCTCTCTTCAATAAACACAGCCAACggacaaaattaaaaacatcatcatgatcatcaccaaggttttttttttttttttatatcaaaaaataga includes the following:
- the LOC107421391 gene encoding protein DETOXIFICATION 48 — translated: MCKPKTSSPSSFFCFNKTNPNKTMDFHPDDDDDHEQLHRWPTPSEALEEIIAIWKISGPTAATGLLLYSRAMISMLFLGYLGELELAGGSLSIGFANITGYSVISGLAMGMEPICGQAYGAKQWKLLGLTLQRTVLLLLSTSIPISFMWLNMERILLWCGQDQEISSMAHTFILFSIPDLFFLSLLHPLRIYLRTQSITLPVTYCSAISVILHVPLNFLLVVNLKMGTAGVAIAMVWTNLHLFLLLFGYVYFSGVYKDSWVAPSMDCVREWSSLLALSIPTCISVCLEWWWYEIMIMLCGLLANPKATVASMGILIQTTSLVYVFPSSLSLGVSTRVGNELGANRPSKARISMIVSLFCAVGLGLFAMLFATLMRHQWGRFFTSDDEILELTAIALPIAGLCELGNCPQTTGCGVLRGSARPTIGANINLGSFYLVGMPVAVFMGFALKMGFAGLWLGLLAAQACCALLMVVVLCKTDWIVQLQRAKELTKNSNNNNNNIKNNNNNPPLPICSTKPEADNIKEVNKKGSDLEEVLCIKDEEVLKETDPLICDKHSVH